From one Aggregicoccus sp. 17bor-14 genomic stretch:
- a CDS encoding MDR family oxidoreductase, translated as MFNAILLKKRADGTTDAQVTQLDDAQLPEGDVTVRVDASTLNFKDALAITGKSPVVRKFPMVPGIDGAGVVLESSHPDWKPGAPFILNGYGVGESHPGCLAQRARLKGDWLVPLPPGMSARTAMAIGTAGYTAMLCAMSLQEQGVSKDEGEVLVTGATGGVGSIAVALLSGLGYRVVASTGKASEADYLKSLGASEVLDRAQLSAPGKPLQKERWAGVVDSVGSHTLANALAQTRYGGAVAACGLAQGMDLPASVAPFILRGVRLIGVDSVMAPQVRRRLAWQRLAAELDPAKLARITEEVPLAAALERAPELLAGRVRGRLVVDVNADVNAAR; from the coding sequence ATGTTCAACGCCATACTCCTGAAGAAGCGGGCGGACGGGACGACGGACGCCCAGGTCACGCAGCTCGACGACGCGCAGCTGCCCGAGGGCGACGTCACCGTGCGCGTGGACGCCTCGACCCTCAACTTCAAGGACGCGCTGGCCATCACCGGCAAGTCGCCCGTGGTGCGCAAGTTCCCGATGGTGCCCGGCATCGACGGGGCGGGCGTGGTGCTCGAGTCCTCGCACCCGGACTGGAAGCCGGGCGCGCCCTTCATCCTCAACGGCTACGGCGTGGGCGAGAGCCACCCGGGCTGCCTCGCGCAGCGCGCGCGCCTCAAGGGCGACTGGCTCGTGCCCCTGCCTCCCGGGATGTCCGCGCGCACCGCGATGGCCATCGGAACGGCCGGCTACACGGCCATGCTGTGCGCGATGAGCCTGCAGGAGCAGGGCGTGTCCAAGGACGAGGGCGAGGTGCTCGTCACCGGAGCCACGGGAGGCGTGGGCAGCATCGCGGTCGCGCTGCTCTCGGGGCTCGGCTACCGGGTGGTGGCCTCCACCGGCAAGGCGTCCGAGGCGGACTATCTGAAGTCGCTCGGCGCCTCCGAGGTGCTGGACCGCGCGCAGCTCTCCGCGCCGGGAAAGCCCCTGCAGAAGGAGCGCTGGGCGGGCGTCGTGGACTCGGTGGGCTCGCACACCCTGGCGAACGCGCTCGCGCAGACGCGCTACGGTGGCGCGGTGGCCGCCTGCGGACTCGCCCAGGGCATGGACCTGCCCGCGAGCGTCGCCCCCTTCATCCTGCGCGGCGTGCGGCTCATCGGAGTGGACAGCGTGATGGCGCCGCAGGTGCGCCGGCGCCTTGCCTGGCAGCGCCTGGCGGCCGAGCTGGACCCCGCGAAGCTCGCGCGCATCACCGAGGAGGTTCCGCTCGCCGCCGCGCTCGAGCGCGCCCCGGAGCTGCTCGCCGGCCGCGTGCGCGGGCGGCTCGTGGTGGACGTGAACGCCGACGTGAACGCCGCTCGCTAG
- a CDS encoding RNA polymerase sigma factor, which yields MHVDADSALYSASAEGAEAAWLAQFHAGHRAALERCYRECYPSVDRAVGRVLSGADRESVVHEVFYRLLTREELRRSFRGGSLQAWLATQAVHLALDHVRRQQRERGVLASVHAEAQQEPAASEAAPEAWAEAQQARVLVERFQRELLPPRWAPVFEARFLRQLSQREAARELGMRRTTLAYQELRIRALLHRFAEQLRREP from the coding sequence ATGCACGTGGACGCGGACAGCGCGCTGTACTCCGCCTCGGCGGAGGGGGCCGAGGCGGCCTGGCTCGCGCAGTTCCACGCGGGGCACCGCGCCGCGCTCGAGCGCTGCTACCGCGAGTGCTACCCCAGCGTGGACCGCGCGGTGGGCCGGGTGCTCTCGGGCGCGGACCGCGAGAGCGTGGTGCACGAGGTGTTCTACCGCCTCCTCACCCGCGAGGAGCTGCGACGCTCCTTCCGCGGCGGCTCGCTGCAGGCGTGGCTCGCGACCCAGGCCGTGCACCTCGCGCTGGACCACGTGCGCCGCCAGCAGCGCGAGCGCGGCGTGCTGGCGAGCGTGCACGCCGAGGCGCAGCAGGAGCCCGCTGCCTCGGAGGCCGCCCCGGAGGCCTGGGCCGAGGCGCAGCAGGCGCGCGTGCTCGTGGAGCGCTTCCAGCGCGAGCTGCTCCCGCCGCGCTGGGCCCCCGTCTTCGAGGCGCGCTTCCTGCGCCAGCTCTCGCAGCGCGAGGCCGCGCGGGAGCTCGGGATGCGCCGCACCACGCTCGCCTACCAGGAGCTGCGCATCCGCGCGCTGCTGCACCGCTTCGCCGAGCAGCTGAGGAGGGAGCCGTGA
- a CDS encoding caspase family protein produces MSLTPLLLTLLAAAPAPGAQAPARASFALIVGVNRSVDEDEAPLRYADDDAARYQDLFRLLGARTYLLTRLDENTRRLHPQAAAEARDPTWAEWQRAVQQLEHDLAQARAAGVETVLYVVYAGHGNVKNGQGYVSLEDRRLTGHALAEGLLQRVAATRVHLIVDACSSYFLAYGRGPGGHRRTLEGFSELTRLADDGRLGLLLSTSSARESHEWEGFQSGVFSHEVRSGLYGAADADGDGRVSYREIAAFVERANAAIANERFRPELHARPPPADGEGAAPLLELARALPHRIEVDGGEEAHLVLEDAQGVRLAELHSGAGQRTWLVRPAGRGPLWVRRVDDGTEYRIGDTPEVVHLAQLTAQPPRTASRGAAHEAFGRIFSLPYSRAEVERYAFPRPQGPAPVPERSRLRTWVGWSGVALSGVGLGAGALMTMRAQGVRREAQPGDSQATFAERNAQIGQLNRSAAWLYAAAGAAGLTGAALLLWPSKETRAVPVATGNTGGLLLQGRF; encoded by the coding sequence GTGAGCCTCACGCCCCTCCTGCTCACGCTGCTCGCGGCCGCCCCCGCACCGGGCGCCCAGGCGCCGGCGCGCGCGAGCTTCGCGCTCATCGTCGGGGTGAACCGCAGCGTGGACGAGGACGAGGCCCCGCTGCGCTACGCGGACGACGACGCCGCGCGCTACCAGGACCTCTTCCGCCTCCTCGGTGCGCGCACCTATTTGCTCACCCGCCTCGACGAGAACACCCGCCGACTCCACCCGCAGGCCGCCGCCGAGGCGCGCGACCCCACGTGGGCGGAGTGGCAGCGGGCCGTGCAGCAGCTCGAGCACGACCTCGCCCAGGCGCGTGCGGCGGGCGTGGAGACGGTGCTCTACGTGGTCTACGCGGGCCACGGCAACGTGAAGAACGGCCAGGGCTACGTGAGCCTCGAGGACCGGCGCCTCACGGGACACGCGCTCGCCGAGGGGCTCCTGCAGCGCGTCGCCGCGACGCGGGTGCACCTCATCGTGGACGCCTGCTCCTCGTACTTCCTCGCCTACGGGCGCGGCCCCGGGGGCCACCGCCGCACGCTGGAGGGCTTCAGCGAGCTCACCCGGCTCGCGGACGACGGGCGGCTGGGGCTGCTGCTCTCCACCTCGAGCGCGCGAGAGAGCCACGAGTGGGAGGGCTTCCAGTCGGGTGTGTTCAGCCACGAGGTGCGCTCGGGCCTGTACGGCGCGGCGGACGCGGACGGCGACGGCCGGGTGAGCTACCGGGAGATCGCCGCCTTCGTCGAGCGCGCGAACGCGGCCATCGCGAACGAGCGCTTCCGCCCGGAGCTGCACGCGCGCCCGCCTCCGGCAGACGGAGAGGGCGCGGCGCCCTTGCTGGAGCTCGCGCGCGCCCTGCCCCACCGCATCGAGGTGGACGGGGGCGAGGAGGCGCACCTGGTGCTGGAGGACGCGCAAGGCGTGCGCCTCGCCGAGCTGCACAGCGGCGCGGGCCAGCGCACCTGGCTCGTGCGCCCCGCAGGCCGCGGGCCCTTGTGGGTGCGCCGGGTGGACGACGGGACGGAGTACCGCATCGGCGACACGCCGGAGGTGGTGCACCTCGCGCAGCTCACCGCGCAGCCGCCGCGCACGGCGAGCCGCGGCGCCGCGCACGAGGCCTTCGGCCGCATCTTCTCCCTGCCCTACTCGCGCGCCGAGGTGGAGCGCTACGCCTTCCCGCGCCCCCAGGGGCCCGCGCCCGTGCCCGAGCGCAGCCGCCTGCGGACGTGGGTGGGCTGGAGCGGCGTGGCCCTCTCGGGCGTGGGGCTCGGCGCGGGCGCACTGATGACGATGCGCGCCCAGGGCGTGCGCCGCGAGGCGCAGCCCGGCGACTCGCAGGCGACCTTCGCAGAGCGCAACGCGCAGATTGGGCAGCTCAACCGCAGCGCGGCGTGGCTCTACGCCGCCGCAGGCGCAGCCGGCCTCACGGGAGCCGCCCTGCTCCTCTGGCCAAGCAAAGAGACACGAGCCGTCCCAGTGGCCACCGGCAACACGGGAGGCCTCCTCCTGCAGGGCCGTTTCTGA